From the Daucus carota subsp. sativus chromosome 8, DH1 v3.0, whole genome shotgun sequence genome, one window contains:
- the LOC108197876 gene encoding uncharacterized protein LOC108197876 isoform X3 yields MGFDNDCIVNIQSLAGEYFCAVCRTLVYPTEALQSQCTHLFCKPCLTYVVGTTKACPYDGYLVTDKDSKPLVESDKALAERIGKTPVHCLFHRSGCSWQGTLSECTSHRSDCAFGYSPVVCNRCGMLLLHRQVQNHAQICAGAKSHLQQTAQNSKDAATAVAVNTANSGQASSQPVAHTSQAAVPQITMAPPTTQEANPYVQAIASSAGMTAEQWQQYQQYYQQYPGCVPYQQYYYPYQQPAQPVHQQAPYAGQPQVYPQPLTGMQGHHQPLPQVQGQGPAQTQRQPQGQPQAHSFVQNQVNPKQQSHIQVDTQTAAQSQILPQQPPHQAQPHMIPNSLQPPAQTNLQVPYQQPPYQGNLVQLQSQPQPVLQSQSKSHHYPHPLQPNNPPSQQPAPGVLPGYQSHPLVQPNYQMLQASQQHYSMPMQPSSGPLPPSAQFPQQSPHIRPPQTNASLPSQEQSQSQTQGFPPVHHPQHLLQGYIGHQRPAAPGGQPIQQHGQQSTLSQASISVPSALKPMQPQGPIQSQQNARPPPPSHGSVQAHGMAPQQPPPSGSRPAVPNQTATSHPFPQCAPHSRPLPLSSVQPSEQQQQVASGLQFSQSDREITHKLGGGSAAAQVGSTLNKTAGNDVSFPGEDSVRIKAFDSEIRGKSGDVEHNIRIVGENKGNQSQVAEAVVDALKSGSSEPLMEKTVKEKAATPNEMHGSVFAVKDSTSRQRETYVGHKKDNSNVLAHENKLSHGQVSQQGPAMTQYSGFHDKGRPKSSNPTPLTDQGRYQMPSGPYGLSSQQQRLAISSHSQSGSYIGAPPNALPGQGPAHLNLQGPGLSGPLHPIEHFRQSSSSHTHESLQGVQRGQYYQNNSSSQPLFSRTNKAEPTGPLHGSNNAGPLQNPRLRHLEGRYPDPNVSGSFNRGLHEETLANENRVHGAALGLHVKNVNDDHMNQFRTGPAGRNGQGEYEQALKQFPKPANIGNGSSEAGPGFGVDHLPPRSPRREFYGIPSHGFGGQSGGPHNQPGLDNVNGWGPNAFPEGPRSFHISSDPIGRHFNDHFKSGDMAGQDFIPNHMRVGELFGPRDVPSHISAVKGFGTFPDPHMVELNGNGGFPYAQSYLGNLRLGEPGFRSSFYHDKIPRPGGFYEGNVESSDSFRHRMPKSTVRCRICKVNCDGLEGLDLHSRTAEHLQRTMDMVTSIKLHAKRQKIIKDRSSGQEGIKPKKAGKRRRKKA; encoded by the exons ATGGGTTTTGACAATGATTGCATTGTCAACATACAATCTCTAGCGGGCGAGTACTTTTGTGCAGTTTGTCGCACACTTGTTTACCCAACTGAGGCGCTCCAGTCACAGTGTACTCATTTATTCTGCAAACCTTGTCTAACATATGTTGTTGGAACTACAAAGGCCTGCCCCTATGATGGATACCTGGTGACTGATAAGGATTCTAAG CCACTTGTCGAATCAGACAAAGCACTGGCAGAACGGATAGGCAAAACTCCTGTGCATTGTCTGTTTCACAGGAGTGGATGTTCGTGGCAGGGAACCTTGTCTGAGTGCACTTCTCATCGTTCTGACTGCGCCTTTGGATATTCCCCTGTCGTGTGCAACAGATGTGGGATGCTACTTTTGCATCGCCAAGTACAGAACCATGCACAAATTTGTGCA GGTGCAAAATCACATTTGCAGCAGACCGCACAAAATTCGAAAGATGCTGCTACTGCTGTTGCAGTTAATACTGCAAACTCCGGCCAGGCAAGTTCTCAACCCGTAGCCCACACCTCACAGGCAGCGGTACCGCAGATCACTATGGCCCCTCCAACCACACAAGAAGCAAATCCTTATGTCCAAGCAATCGCTTCTAGTGCTGGGATGACTGCAGAGCAGTGGCAACAATATCAACAGTACTATCAGCAATATCCTGGATGTGTTCCATACCAGCAGTACTACTACCCATATCAGCAACCTGCACAACCGGTGCACCAGCAGGCACCATATGCAGGACAACCTCAGGTCTATCCTCAGCCCCTGACTGGAATGCAGGGTCATCATCAACCATTGCCTCAGGTTCAAGGGCAAGGGCCAGCACAGACTCAGCGACAACCCCAAGGACAGCCTCAAGCACATTCCTTTGTGCAGAATCAAGTCAACCCAAAACAACAATCTCATATCCAAGTTGACACTCAAACAGCTGCCCAGAGTCAAATCCTTCCGCAACAGCCTCCCCACCAAGCACAACCTCATATGATACCCAATTCTTTGCAGCCTCCTGCACAAACGAATCTTCAAGTGCCTTATCAACAGCCACCGTATCAAGGGAATCTGGTGCAGCTGCAGTCACAGCCCCAACCAGTTTTACAATCTCAGTCCAAAAGTCATCATTATCCTCACCCACTGCAGCCGAACAATCCTCCAAGTCAGCAACCTGCTCCCGGTGTCTTACCAGGTTATCAGTCACATCCCCTAGTTCAACCTAACTATCAAATGCTGCAGGCCTCTCAACAACATTATTCCATGCCTATGCAACCTTCCAGTGGGCCTTTGCCTCCATCTGCTCAGTTCCCTCAACAATCTCCACATATACGACCTCCCCAGACTAATGCTTCACTGCCAAGCCAGGAGCAGAGTCAAAGCCAAACCCAGGGTTTCCCTCCTGTCCATCATCCTCAACATCTTCTGCAGGGGTACATTGGTCACCAGCGTCCTGCGGCTCCTGGAGGACAACCCATTCAACAACATGGGCAGCAGTCTACTCTGTCGCAGGCATCTATTTCAGTTCCTTCTGCTCTCAAGCCTATGCAGCCCCAGGGTCCAATTCAGTCGCAACAGAATGCCCGTCCTCCGCCACCATCACATGGCAGTGTGCAAGCACATGGCATGGCACCACAGCAACCTCCACCCTCTGGCAGTAGACCTGCCGTGCCAAATCAAACAGCAACATCTCACCCCTTCCCTCAATGTGCTCCTCACTCCCGACCATTGCCGTTGAGTTCAGTTCAACCATCTGAGCAGCAACAGCAAGTAGCTAGTGGGCTGCAGTTTTCTCAGTCTGATCGTGAAATTACGCATAAACTGGGTGGAGGAAGTGCTGCAGCACAAGTTGGATCAACTTTAAACAAGACTGCTGGAAACGATGTTAGTTTTCCTGGAGAGGATTCTGTTAGGATTAAAGCGTTTGACTCAGAAATTAGAGGAAAAAGTGGGGATGTGGAACATAATATCAGAATTGTAGGTGAAAATAAAGGAAATCAGAGCCAAGTTGCAGAAGCTGTGGTTGATGCATTGAAATCAGGCTCGTCTGAGCCATTAATGGAGAAAACTGTTAAGGAAAAAGCTGCAACACCTAATGAGATGCATGGCAGTGTTTTTGCTGTAAAGGATTCTACTTCGCGACAAAGGGAAACTTATGTGGGACATAAGAAAGATAATTCAAATGTGTTGGCACATGAAAACAAATTGAGTCACGGCCAAGTCTCTCAACAAGGCCCTGCCATGACTCAATACTCTGGGTTCCATGACAAGGGTCGCCCGAAGTCCTCTAACCCAACTCCACTAACCGATCAAGGCAGATATCAGATGCCTTCAGGGCCCTATGGACTTTCATCTCAACAACAAAGACTTGCTATTTCTTCACATTCACAGTCGGGTTCTTATATTGGGGCTCCACCTAATGCACTACCTGGTCAAGGACCTGCTCACTTAAATCTTCAGGGACCTGGACTGTCGGGTCCACTTCATCCAATTGAACATTTCCGTCAGTCTAGTTCTTCTCACACACATGAAAGCTTACAAGGTGTTCAAAGGGGGCAATATTATCAGAATAACTCTTCTTCTCAGCCGCTGTTTTCCAGAACTAATAAAGCTGAACCAACAGGACCACTACATGGCTCCAATAATGCTGGTCCTCTGCAGAATCCGAGGCTTCGTCACTTAGAGGGTAGATATCCAGACCCCAATGTATCAGGATCCTTTAATAGGGGTCTACACGAGGAGACTTTAGCAAATGAAAATCGCGTACATGGAGCTGCACTTGGGCTGCATGTTAAAAATGTTAATGATGATCACATGAATCAATTTAGAACTGGGCCAGCTGGACGTAATGGTCAGGGCGAGTATGAGCAAGCACTGAAACAGTTCCCTAAGCCTGCAAATATTGGGAATGGCTCGTCAGAAGCAG GGCCTGGATTTGGTGTGGATCATTTGCCACCTAGAAGTCCACGAAGAGAATTCTACGGCATTCCATCCCATGGATTTGGAGGCCAATCAGGGGGGCCACACAATCAGCCTGGTCTTGATAATGTAAATGGCTGGGGCCCCAATGCATTTCCTGAAGGGCCAAGATCTTTTCACATATCTTCAGACCCAATTGGCAGACACTTTAATGATCATTTTAAGAGTGGTGATATGGCTGGTCAAGATTTTATCCCCAATCATATGCGTGTGGGTGAACTTTTTGGTCCTAGAGATGTACCAAGTCATATTTCTGCTGTAAAAGGCTTTGGAACATTTCCGGATCCTCATATGGTGGAATTGAATGGAAATGGGGGTTTCCCTTATGCACAATCATATTTAGGAAATTTACGTCTTGGTGAGCCTGGATTTAGGAGCAGCTTTTATCATGATAAAATTCCACGCCCTGGTGGTTTTTATGAA GGGAACGTGGAGTCCAGTGATAGTTTCAGACATAGAATGCCTAAGAGTACGGTACGGTGCCGGATTTGCAAAGTTAATTGTGATGGTTTGGAGGGCCTTGACTTGCACTCACGAACAGCGGAGCACCTTCAGAGGACTATGGACATGGTTACAAGCATCAAGCTGCATGCAAAGAGACAGAA AATTATAAAAGATCGTTCTTCCGGCCAAGAGGGAATCAAGCCGAAGAAAGCTGGTAAAAGGAGAAGGAAGAAGGCTTAG
- the LOC108197876 gene encoding uncharacterized protein LOC108197876 isoform X2, whose amino-acid sequence MGFDNDCIVNIQSLAGEYFCAVCRTLVYPTEALQSQCTHLFCKPCLTYVVGTTKACPYDGYLVTDKDSKPLVESDKALAERIGKTPVHCLFHRSGCSWQGTLSECTSHRSDCAFGYSPVVCNRCGMLLLHRQVQNHAQICAGAKSHLQQTAQNSKDAATAVAVNTANSGQASSQPVAHTSQAAVPQITMAPPTTQEANPYVQAIASSAGMTAEQWQQYQQYYQQYPGCVPYQQYYYPYQQPAQPVHQQAPYAGQPQVYPQPLTGMQGHHQPLPQVQGQGPAQTQRQPQGQPQAHSFVQNQVNPKQQSHIQVDTQTAAQSQILPQQPPHQAQPHMIPNSLQPPAQTNLQVPYQQPPYQGNLVQLQSQPQPVLQSQSKSHHYPHPLQPNNPPSQQPAPGVLPGYQSHPLVQPNYQMLQASQQHYSMPMQPSSGPLPPSAQFPQQSPHIRPPQTNASLPSQEQSQSQTQGFPPVHHPQHLLQGYIGHQRPAAPGGQPIQQHGQQSTLSQASISVPSALKPMQPQGPIQSQQNARPPPPSHGSVQAHGMAPQQPPPSGSRPAVPNQTATSHPFPQCAPHSRPLPLSSVQPSEQQQQVASGLQFSQSDREITHKLGGGSAAAQVGSTLNKTAGNDVSFPGEDSVRIKAFDSEIRGKSGDVEHNIRIVGENKGNQSQVAEAVVDALKSGSSEPLMEKTVKEKAATPNEMHGSVFAVKDSTSRQRETYVGHKKDNSNVLAHENKLSHGQVSQQGPAMTQYSGFHDKGRPKSSNPTPLTDQGRYQMPSGPYGLSSQQQRLAISSHSQSGSYIGAPPNALPGQGPAHLNLQGPGLSGPLHPIEHFRQSSSSHTHESLQGVQRGQYYQNNSSSQPLFSRTNKAEPTGPLHGSNNAGPLQNPRLRHLEGRYPDPNVSGSFNRGLHEETLANENRVHGAALGLHVKNVNDDHMNQFRTGPAGRNGQGEYEQALKQFPKPANIGNGSSEAEFHGSGPGFGVDHLPPRSPRREFYGIPSHGFGGQSGGPHNQPGLDNVNGWGPNAFPEGPRSFHISSDPIGRHFNDHFKSGDMAGQDFIPNHMRVGELFGPRDVPSHISAVKGFGTFPDPHMVELNGNGGFPYAQSYLGNLRLGEPGFRSSFYHDKIPRPGGFYEGNVESSDSFRHRMPKSTVRCRICKVNCDGLEGLDLHSRTAEHLQRTMDMVTSIKLHAKRQKIIKDRSSGQEGIKPKKAGKRRRKKA is encoded by the exons ATGGGTTTTGACAATGATTGCATTGTCAACATACAATCTCTAGCGGGCGAGTACTTTTGTGCAGTTTGTCGCACACTTGTTTACCCAACTGAGGCGCTCCAGTCACAGTGTACTCATTTATTCTGCAAACCTTGTCTAACATATGTTGTTGGAACTACAAAGGCCTGCCCCTATGATGGATACCTGGTGACTGATAAGGATTCTAAG CCACTTGTCGAATCAGACAAAGCACTGGCAGAACGGATAGGCAAAACTCCTGTGCATTGTCTGTTTCACAGGAGTGGATGTTCGTGGCAGGGAACCTTGTCTGAGTGCACTTCTCATCGTTCTGACTGCGCCTTTGGATATTCCCCTGTCGTGTGCAACAGATGTGGGATGCTACTTTTGCATCGCCAAGTACAGAACCATGCACAAATTTGTGCA GGTGCAAAATCACATTTGCAGCAGACCGCACAAAATTCGAAAGATGCTGCTACTGCTGTTGCAGTTAATACTGCAAACTCCGGCCAGGCAAGTTCTCAACCCGTAGCCCACACCTCACAGGCAGCGGTACCGCAGATCACTATGGCCCCTCCAACCACACAAGAAGCAAATCCTTATGTCCAAGCAATCGCTTCTAGTGCTGGGATGACTGCAGAGCAGTGGCAACAATATCAACAGTACTATCAGCAATATCCTGGATGTGTTCCATACCAGCAGTACTACTACCCATATCAGCAACCTGCACAACCGGTGCACCAGCAGGCACCATATGCAGGACAACCTCAGGTCTATCCTCAGCCCCTGACTGGAATGCAGGGTCATCATCAACCATTGCCTCAGGTTCAAGGGCAAGGGCCAGCACAGACTCAGCGACAACCCCAAGGACAGCCTCAAGCACATTCCTTTGTGCAGAATCAAGTCAACCCAAAACAACAATCTCATATCCAAGTTGACACTCAAACAGCTGCCCAGAGTCAAATCCTTCCGCAACAGCCTCCCCACCAAGCACAACCTCATATGATACCCAATTCTTTGCAGCCTCCTGCACAAACGAATCTTCAAGTGCCTTATCAACAGCCACCGTATCAAGGGAATCTGGTGCAGCTGCAGTCACAGCCCCAACCAGTTTTACAATCTCAGTCCAAAAGTCATCATTATCCTCACCCACTGCAGCCGAACAATCCTCCAAGTCAGCAACCTGCTCCCGGTGTCTTACCAGGTTATCAGTCACATCCCCTAGTTCAACCTAACTATCAAATGCTGCAGGCCTCTCAACAACATTATTCCATGCCTATGCAACCTTCCAGTGGGCCTTTGCCTCCATCTGCTCAGTTCCCTCAACAATCTCCACATATACGACCTCCCCAGACTAATGCTTCACTGCCAAGCCAGGAGCAGAGTCAAAGCCAAACCCAGGGTTTCCCTCCTGTCCATCATCCTCAACATCTTCTGCAGGGGTACATTGGTCACCAGCGTCCTGCGGCTCCTGGAGGACAACCCATTCAACAACATGGGCAGCAGTCTACTCTGTCGCAGGCATCTATTTCAGTTCCTTCTGCTCTCAAGCCTATGCAGCCCCAGGGTCCAATTCAGTCGCAACAGAATGCCCGTCCTCCGCCACCATCACATGGCAGTGTGCAAGCACATGGCATGGCACCACAGCAACCTCCACCCTCTGGCAGTAGACCTGCCGTGCCAAATCAAACAGCAACATCTCACCCCTTCCCTCAATGTGCTCCTCACTCCCGACCATTGCCGTTGAGTTCAGTTCAACCATCTGAGCAGCAACAGCAAGTAGCTAGTGGGCTGCAGTTTTCTCAGTCTGATCGTGAAATTACGCATAAACTGGGTGGAGGAAGTGCTGCAGCACAAGTTGGATCAACTTTAAACAAGACTGCTGGAAACGATGTTAGTTTTCCTGGAGAGGATTCTGTTAGGATTAAAGCGTTTGACTCAGAAATTAGAGGAAAAAGTGGGGATGTGGAACATAATATCAGAATTGTAGGTGAAAATAAAGGAAATCAGAGCCAAGTTGCAGAAGCTGTGGTTGATGCATTGAAATCAGGCTCGTCTGAGCCATTAATGGAGAAAACTGTTAAGGAAAAAGCTGCAACACCTAATGAGATGCATGGCAGTGTTTTTGCTGTAAAGGATTCTACTTCGCGACAAAGGGAAACTTATGTGGGACATAAGAAAGATAATTCAAATGTGTTGGCACATGAAAACAAATTGAGTCACGGCCAAGTCTCTCAACAAGGCCCTGCCATGACTCAATACTCTGGGTTCCATGACAAGGGTCGCCCGAAGTCCTCTAACCCAACTCCACTAACCGATCAAGGCAGATATCAGATGCCTTCAGGGCCCTATGGACTTTCATCTCAACAACAAAGACTTGCTATTTCTTCACATTCACAGTCGGGTTCTTATATTGGGGCTCCACCTAATGCACTACCTGGTCAAGGACCTGCTCACTTAAATCTTCAGGGACCTGGACTGTCGGGTCCACTTCATCCAATTGAACATTTCCGTCAGTCTAGTTCTTCTCACACACATGAAAGCTTACAAGGTGTTCAAAGGGGGCAATATTATCAGAATAACTCTTCTTCTCAGCCGCTGTTTTCCAGAACTAATAAAGCTGAACCAACAGGACCACTACATGGCTCCAATAATGCTGGTCCTCTGCAGAATCCGAGGCTTCGTCACTTAGAGGGTAGATATCCAGACCCCAATGTATCAGGATCCTTTAATAGGGGTCTACACGAGGAGACTTTAGCAAATGAAAATCGCGTACATGGAGCTGCACTTGGGCTGCATGTTAAAAATGTTAATGATGATCACATGAATCAATTTAGAACTGGGCCAGCTGGACGTAATGGTCAGGGCGAGTATGAGCAAGCACTGAAACAGTTCCCTAAGCCTGCAAATATTGGGAATGGCTCGTCAGAAGCAG AATTTCATGGCTCAGGGCCTGGATTTGGTGTGGATCATTTGCCACCTAGAAGTCCACGAAGAGAATTCTACGGCATTCCATCCCATGGATTTGGAGGCCAATCAGGGGGGCCACACAATCAGCCTGGTCTTGATAATGTAAATGGCTGGGGCCCCAATGCATTTCCTGAAGGGCCAAGATCTTTTCACATATCTTCAGACCCAATTGGCAGACACTTTAATGATCATTTTAAGAGTGGTGATATGGCTGGTCAAGATTTTATCCCCAATCATATGCGTGTGGGTGAACTTTTTGGTCCTAGAGATGTACCAAGTCATATTTCTGCTGTAAAAGGCTTTGGAACATTTCCGGATCCTCATATGGTGGAATTGAATGGAAATGGGGGTTTCCCTTATGCACAATCATATTTAGGAAATTTACGTCTTGGTGAGCCTGGATTTAGGAGCAGCTTTTATCATGATAAAATTCCACGCCCTGGTGGTTTTTATGAA GGGAACGTGGAGTCCAGTGATAGTTTCAGACATAGAATGCCTAAGAGTACGGTACGGTGCCGGATTTGCAAAGTTAATTGTGATGGTTTGGAGGGCCTTGACTTGCACTCACGAACAGCGGAGCACCTTCAGAGGACTATGGACATGGTTACAAGCATCAAGCTGCATGCAAAGAGACAGAA AATTATAAAAGATCGTTCTTCCGGCCAAGAGGGAATCAAGCCGAAGAAAGCTGGTAAAAGGAGAAGGAAGAAGGCTTAG
- the LOC108197876 gene encoding uncharacterized protein LOC108197876 isoform X1, translating to MGFDNDCIVNIQSLAGEYFCAVCRTLVYPTEALQSQCTHLFCKPCLTYVVGTTKACPYDGYLVTDKDSKPLVESDKALAERIGKTPVHCLFHRSGCSWQGTLSECTSHRSDCAFGYSPVVCNRCGMLLLHRQVQNHAQICAGAKSHLQQTAQNSKDAATAVAVNTANSGQASSQPVAHTSQAAVPQITMAPPTTQEANPYVQAIASSAGMTAEQWQQYQQYYQQYPGCVPYQQYYYPYQQPAQPVHQQAPYAGQPQVYPQPLTGMQGHHQPLPQVQGQGPAQTQRQPQGQPQAHSFVQNQVNPKQQSHIQVDTQTAAQSQILPQQPPHQAQPHMIPNSLQPPAQTNLQVPYQQPPYQGNLVQLQSQPQPVLQSQSKSHHYPHPLQPNNPPSQQPAPGVLPGYQSHPLVQPNYQMLQASQQHYSMPMQPSSGPLPPSAQFPQQSPHIRPPQTNASLPSQEQSQSQTQGFPPVHHPQHLLQGYIGHQRPAAPGGQPIQQHGQQSTLSQASISVPSALKPMQPQGPIQSQQNARPPPPSHGSVQAHGMAPQQPPPSGSRPAVPNQTATSHPFPQCAPHSRPLPLSSVQPSEQQQQVASGLQFSQSDREITHKLGGGSAAAQVGSTLNKTAGNDVSFPGEDSVRIKAFDSEIRGKSGDVEHNIRIVGENKGNQSQVAEAVVDALKSGSSEPLMEKTVKEKAATPNEMHGSVFAVKDSTSRQRETYVGHKKDNSNVLAHENKLSHGQVSQQGPAMTQYSGFHDKGRPKSSNPTPLTDQGRYQMPSGPYGLSSQQQRLAISSHSQSGSYIGAPPNALPGQGPAHLNLQGPGLSGPLHPIEHFRQSSSSHTHESLQGVQRGQYYQNNSSSQPLFSRTNKAEPTGPLHGSNNAGPLQNPRLRHLEGRYPDPNVSGSFNRGLHEETLANENRVHGAALGLHVKNVNDDHMNQFRTGPAGRNGQGEYEQALKQFPKPANIGNGSSEAGDYPHEHISEFRSKFLPPYTSNAPPEFHGSGPGFGVDHLPPRSPRREFYGIPSHGFGGQSGGPHNQPGLDNVNGWGPNAFPEGPRSFHISSDPIGRHFNDHFKSGDMAGQDFIPNHMRVGELFGPRDVPSHISAVKGFGTFPDPHMVELNGNGGFPYAQSYLGNLRLGEPGFRSSFYHDKIPRPGGFYEGNVESSDSFRHRMPKSTVRCRICKVNCDGLEGLDLHSRTAEHLQRTMDMVTSIKLHAKRQKIIKDRSSGQEGIKPKKAGKRRRKKA from the exons ATGGGTTTTGACAATGATTGCATTGTCAACATACAATCTCTAGCGGGCGAGTACTTTTGTGCAGTTTGTCGCACACTTGTTTACCCAACTGAGGCGCTCCAGTCACAGTGTACTCATTTATTCTGCAAACCTTGTCTAACATATGTTGTTGGAACTACAAAGGCCTGCCCCTATGATGGATACCTGGTGACTGATAAGGATTCTAAG CCACTTGTCGAATCAGACAAAGCACTGGCAGAACGGATAGGCAAAACTCCTGTGCATTGTCTGTTTCACAGGAGTGGATGTTCGTGGCAGGGAACCTTGTCTGAGTGCACTTCTCATCGTTCTGACTGCGCCTTTGGATATTCCCCTGTCGTGTGCAACAGATGTGGGATGCTACTTTTGCATCGCCAAGTACAGAACCATGCACAAATTTGTGCA GGTGCAAAATCACATTTGCAGCAGACCGCACAAAATTCGAAAGATGCTGCTACTGCTGTTGCAGTTAATACTGCAAACTCCGGCCAGGCAAGTTCTCAACCCGTAGCCCACACCTCACAGGCAGCGGTACCGCAGATCACTATGGCCCCTCCAACCACACAAGAAGCAAATCCTTATGTCCAAGCAATCGCTTCTAGTGCTGGGATGACTGCAGAGCAGTGGCAACAATATCAACAGTACTATCAGCAATATCCTGGATGTGTTCCATACCAGCAGTACTACTACCCATATCAGCAACCTGCACAACCGGTGCACCAGCAGGCACCATATGCAGGACAACCTCAGGTCTATCCTCAGCCCCTGACTGGAATGCAGGGTCATCATCAACCATTGCCTCAGGTTCAAGGGCAAGGGCCAGCACAGACTCAGCGACAACCCCAAGGACAGCCTCAAGCACATTCCTTTGTGCAGAATCAAGTCAACCCAAAACAACAATCTCATATCCAAGTTGACACTCAAACAGCTGCCCAGAGTCAAATCCTTCCGCAACAGCCTCCCCACCAAGCACAACCTCATATGATACCCAATTCTTTGCAGCCTCCTGCACAAACGAATCTTCAAGTGCCTTATCAACAGCCACCGTATCAAGGGAATCTGGTGCAGCTGCAGTCACAGCCCCAACCAGTTTTACAATCTCAGTCCAAAAGTCATCATTATCCTCACCCACTGCAGCCGAACAATCCTCCAAGTCAGCAACCTGCTCCCGGTGTCTTACCAGGTTATCAGTCACATCCCCTAGTTCAACCTAACTATCAAATGCTGCAGGCCTCTCAACAACATTATTCCATGCCTATGCAACCTTCCAGTGGGCCTTTGCCTCCATCTGCTCAGTTCCCTCAACAATCTCCACATATACGACCTCCCCAGACTAATGCTTCACTGCCAAGCCAGGAGCAGAGTCAAAGCCAAACCCAGGGTTTCCCTCCTGTCCATCATCCTCAACATCTTCTGCAGGGGTACATTGGTCACCAGCGTCCTGCGGCTCCTGGAGGACAACCCATTCAACAACATGGGCAGCAGTCTACTCTGTCGCAGGCATCTATTTCAGTTCCTTCTGCTCTCAAGCCTATGCAGCCCCAGGGTCCAATTCAGTCGCAACAGAATGCCCGTCCTCCGCCACCATCACATGGCAGTGTGCAAGCACATGGCATGGCACCACAGCAACCTCCACCCTCTGGCAGTAGACCTGCCGTGCCAAATCAAACAGCAACATCTCACCCCTTCCCTCAATGTGCTCCTCACTCCCGACCATTGCCGTTGAGTTCAGTTCAACCATCTGAGCAGCAACAGCAAGTAGCTAGTGGGCTGCAGTTTTCTCAGTCTGATCGTGAAATTACGCATAAACTGGGTGGAGGAAGTGCTGCAGCACAAGTTGGATCAACTTTAAACAAGACTGCTGGAAACGATGTTAGTTTTCCTGGAGAGGATTCTGTTAGGATTAAAGCGTTTGACTCAGAAATTAGAGGAAAAAGTGGGGATGTGGAACATAATATCAGAATTGTAGGTGAAAATAAAGGAAATCAGAGCCAAGTTGCAGAAGCTGTGGTTGATGCATTGAAATCAGGCTCGTCTGAGCCATTAATGGAGAAAACTGTTAAGGAAAAAGCTGCAACACCTAATGAGATGCATGGCAGTGTTTTTGCTGTAAAGGATTCTACTTCGCGACAAAGGGAAACTTATGTGGGACATAAGAAAGATAATTCAAATGTGTTGGCACATGAAAACAAATTGAGTCACGGCCAAGTCTCTCAACAAGGCCCTGCCATGACTCAATACTCTGGGTTCCATGACAAGGGTCGCCCGAAGTCCTCTAACCCAACTCCACTAACCGATCAAGGCAGATATCAGATGCCTTCAGGGCCCTATGGACTTTCATCTCAACAACAAAGACTTGCTATTTCTTCACATTCACAGTCGGGTTCTTATATTGGGGCTCCACCTAATGCACTACCTGGTCAAGGACCTGCTCACTTAAATCTTCAGGGACCTGGACTGTCGGGTCCACTTCATCCAATTGAACATTTCCGTCAGTCTAGTTCTTCTCACACACATGAAAGCTTACAAGGTGTTCAAAGGGGGCAATATTATCAGAATAACTCTTCTTCTCAGCCGCTGTTTTCCAGAACTAATAAAGCTGAACCAACAGGACCACTACATGGCTCCAATAATGCTGGTCCTCTGCAGAATCCGAGGCTTCGTCACTTAGAGGGTAGATATCCAGACCCCAATGTATCAGGATCCTTTAATAGGGGTCTACACGAGGAGACTTTAGCAAATGAAAATCGCGTACATGGAGCTGCACTTGGGCTGCATGTTAAAAATGTTAATGATGATCACATGAATCAATTTAGAACTGGGCCAGCTGGACGTAATGGTCAGGGCGAGTATGAGCAAGCACTGAAACAGTTCCCTAAGCCTGCAAATATTGGGAATGGCTCGTCAGAAGCAGGTGATTATCCTCATGAACATATTTCTGAGTTTCGTTCAAAGTTCTTGCCCCCATATACTTCTAATGCTCCGCCAGAATTTCATGGCTCAGGGCCTGGATTTGGTGTGGATCATTTGCCACCTAGAAGTCCACGAAGAGAATTCTACGGCATTCCATCCCATGGATTTGGAGGCCAATCAGGGGGGCCACACAATCAGCCTGGTCTTGATAATGTAAATGGCTGGGGCCCCAATGCATTTCCTGAAGGGCCAAGATCTTTTCACATATCTTCAGACCCAATTGGCAGACACTTTAATGATCATTTTAAGAGTGGTGATATGGCTGGTCAAGATTTTATCCCCAATCATATGCGTGTGGGTGAACTTTTTGGTCCTAGAGATGTACCAAGTCATATTTCTGCTGTAAAAGGCTTTGGAACATTTCCGGATCCTCATATGGTGGAATTGAATGGAAATGGGGGTTTCCCTTATGCACAATCATATTTAGGAAATTTACGTCTTGGTGAGCCTGGATTTAGGAGCAGCTTTTATCATGATAAAATTCCACGCCCTGGTGGTTTTTATGAA GGGAACGTGGAGTCCAGTGATAGTTTCAGACATAGAATGCCTAAGAGTACGGTACGGTGCCGGATTTGCAAAGTTAATTGTGATGGTTTGGAGGGCCTTGACTTGCACTCACGAACAGCGGAGCACCTTCAGAGGACTATGGACATGGTTACAAGCATCAAGCTGCATGCAAAGAGACAGAA AATTATAAAAGATCGTTCTTCCGGCCAAGAGGGAATCAAGCCGAAGAAAGCTGGTAAAAGGAGAAGGAAGAAGGCTTAG